From Spiroplasma endosymbiont of Amphimallon solstitiale:
AATTTAAACGATTTTGACTTAATTTTGCTTGATGCTTAATATCAATTCCTTCGTTGCAACAAATACCCGATAAACCATACATTTTAAAAAACTTTATGAAATCAAGTCGTTTATTAAGATTCAGATTAAATTCATTAATAAATTCAATATTAATATCTGCAAAAACATGCATATTATACTTTTTAGCAATTTGTGTTAATACTACTAATTTTTTTAAATTTTCATAATCTGTTTTTTTAAAACTAATTAAAGTTGTAAAAATAGTTTTAATATTATTTTTGGCTAATAATTCGGTATAATTTTTAATTTCTTCTAAATTTGCTAAATGTAAATAAACTGCAGCACCAATTTTTTCCATTTACTTCCTCCTTTACTTTTTATATATTAATTTTATCATTTTGTAACTTAATAATTTTTAATTTTTACAATAAATAATGTAAAGAATTCCTAGTTTGATAAAATAACTACTTCTACATAAAATAAGAAAATTGACTACGCTAATCTTAATTTTAATACTATACATTAATAAATCTATTACTTATATTTATTCGTGTTAAATATTAACTTTATAAATATAATTATTTTTTATGCTAATATTTATTTATAATTTAATAAAAGTTTATTCCTAATATAGAAATTTATCTATATTAGGTTTTTTATTAAACCTGAATTGTAAAATTAAAAAGGACACTTATATAAAAATTAAATTGTGTTAATTCTATAATTAAGAAAAGAAAGGAATTAGCACAATGTATAAGTATCTGACTATTGAATCAATAATAGCAATAAAAGAATATAAAAGTTATGGATTTTCGATTCGTAAAATAGCAAAAGCCATTGATTATAGTAAATCAACTGTACATAGAGTTTGTAGATTATTAAATCAAAACTTATTACCATTAGAAATATTGAATAAAATTCAAAAAAATAAACAAAATGCAGGTAGAAAATTAATAATTTTAACTTTAATAGAAATTAATACTATTAATCATTTGTTAATTACTAAAAATTATGCTCTTGATATAATTGCTAATTTTTTAAAGGAAAATAAAATAAAAAGTATTTCAACAAAAACTTTATATAACATGTTTAAAACAAATCGAATGGGTTTTGATGAAAATAACTTATTGAGAAAAGGAAAAAATAAACCTCACAAACAAAAAGAAACTAGGGGCAGAATTAATAATTGTAAGTCTATTCATGAAAGAAATTTAATCATTCCTAATATTAAAAATATAGAAGAATTTGGTCATTTAGAGGGTGATACTATCATTGGTAAAGATCATAAAAGTTCTATTATTACTTTAGCTGATATATGATCAAAAACCACAATTCCTTTAGCAACTAAAAATAATAAATCAGAAAATATTACAAAAAGTATAATAAAATTTATTTCAAAGTTACAAAAAGGAACAGTTAAAACTATTACTTTTGATCGTGGTAAAGAATTTAGTAAATGAAAATTAATCGAAAAAAATTGTAATGTTAAGATTTATTTTGCAGATCCTGGTAAACCTTATCAAAGAGGTTTAAATGAAAATAATAATGGTATTTTAAGAAGATATTTACCAAAATCTACAGATCTATCTTCATATAAACAAAAAGATTTAAATACTATAGCATTTCAAATTAATTCTACACCCAGAAAATCACTATCTTATAAAAGACCAATAGATTTAATACAATTATTTTAAAAAACTGTCCCATTTATATTTACAATTCAGGAAATTAAAATTAAAGAAAGGAAAAAGATTAAAAGATATGCCTTTAGCTTATATAGAAAAAGAAAAACTATTTCAAAATGAATGAGAAAAAAGAAAAAAAGAAGCAATAAAAAATATTAACAAAAAAATACCAGATGAATATTTATTAAAAATATTTGAAACTATAATCTTAGATAATGATACAAAAGTTAATGAAGAAAATCCTCAACAATCTCAAGAATTCGAAATATTTGAAGAAAAACCATTACAAGATAATGAAAATAAACAAGAATCAAAAAACTGAACACAATTTAAAACAGAATATCCAAATATTGCACAAATAATAAAAAATAGCAAAAATACTGGCATCAAGGTATTAATAGCTTTAATTAAATTTTTTGAAATTAATAATGACCCACTTGGAATTACAGAATACATACTAATTTTAAATGAAGAACGTAAAAAAGAAAAAATGAACATTAAAGAAATTGAAGAAAAAATAAAAAATATTTGAAAAGAAAGAGGCTTTTTAGAAATCTGTGTATCTTTGTTTTACAAAGTACTAGTTCAGATTAATTCTGTCTTCAAATTTTATCATAAAATGAGCAATTGCTGTATTTCAATTTTGAATAGGCAATGTTCATTTTTTTGTTATATTTTCAATTGCTAAATAAAATATTTTAAAAACTGACATATCATTAGGAAAAGCTTTTTTGTTTCTAATAACTTTTCGTAATTGACTATTAACAGATTCAATAGCATTTGTTGTATAAATTACTCTTTTGATTTCTGCAGGATAACTAATAAAAATCATCAAATTTTCTCAATTTTTATATCAAGATTTAGCAATTTGGGGATATTGTTTATTTCATTTACTTTCAAATGATTCTAAAGCTTGCATTGCTTGTTCTTCACTACATGCACTATAAATTGGTTTTAAATCTGTAACTAGAGTTTTTCGATGTTTGTATGAAACATATTTTAAACTATTTCGAATTTGATGAACAATGCATAATTGATGTTCTGTTTTAGGATAAACTGCTTGTATTGCTTCTGACATGCCTGTTAAATTATCACTACAAGCAATCAAAATATCATTTAAGCCTCGATTTTTCATTTCTGTGAAATTAGCTAATCAAAATTTAGCACCTTCATTTTCACTAATTCATAAGCCTAAAACATCTTTTTTACCTTCTAAATCAACTCCTAATGCTATATAAACTGATTTATTAATAATCCGTTTATCTTGTCGAACTTTAACTACTATACAATCAAAATAAACAATCGGATAAACGCTTTCTAATGGTCGATTTTGTCATGCTTTGACAT
This genomic window contains:
- a CDS encoding IS30 family transposase, translating into MYKYLTIESIIAIKEYKSYGFSIRKIAKAIDYSKSTVHRVCRLLNQNLLPLEILNKIQKNKQNAGRKLIILTLIEINTINHLLITKNYALDIIANFLKENKIKSISTKTLYNMFKTNRMGFDENNLLRKGKNKPHKQKETRGRINNCKSIHERNLIIPNIKNIEEFGHLEGDTIIGKDHKSSIITLADIWSKTTIPLATKNNKSENITKSIIKFISKLQKGTVKTITFDRGKEFSKWKLIEKNCNVKIYFADPGKPYQRGLNENNNGILRRYLPKSTDLSSYKQKDLNTIAFQINSTPRKSLSYKRPIDLIQLF
- a CDS encoding IS256 family transposase yields the protein MAKKQNINNNDPISKVVDLLLENTEDLTTVFKEGGLYKELTKRLVEKMLNSEMQNYLGYEKNQHSNTENARNGTSSKKLITQQGKIEIDVPRDRNSDFTPVIVAKRQRRFDGFDQQVLSLYAKGMTLSDIRMQLQELYHGADISESVISQITDDVIDDVKAWQNRPLESVYPIVYFDCIVVKVRQDKRIINKSVYIALGVDLEGKKDVLGLWISENEGAKFWLANFTEMKNRGLNDILIACSDNLTGMSEAIQAVYPKTEHQLCIVHQIRNSLKYVSYKHRKTLVTDLKPIYSACSEEQAMQALESFESKWNKQYPQIAKSWYKNWENLMIFISYPAEIKRVIYTTNAIESVNSQLRKVIRNKKAFPNDMSVFKIFYLAIENITKKWTLPIQNWNTAIAHFMIKFEDRINLN